The region GGCCTGCACAAGGAGGTGCAGGGTTGGTTCAGGAGCCGCCCGAAGGCAGAGGCGTCAAGGTGGGCGTCGGCATGGTACCGCGTGACCTATCACCCGGAACACCGACGGCCGGGAAAGAAGCAGTTCTGGAGCTTCCCGTGGATCATCTGTGacgagctgctgaagatcaaggagTCCAGTAAGCGGCGCACGCAGCAGGTGGACGGCGCGGCGGCCTGAGTCGTCCGGCCAAAGTAATTAAGTGGGAGTTCGCAAGAAGATGTAGTAAGTGGAATCTCACTGTGTGTCACAGGCAAGCTTGTCTGATGATTGCGCCGCTGCTATGAGTTTGTATGTAGGAGTAGTGTAAACTCTGGGGCATGACTGCAGTGCAGAGCATTCTGAGGTGAGCTGAGCGGTAGAGCTGTGCCTGCCTCGCTCGTATGGACGGACAGATTTGCTGGATGTGTGTGGTCGGGCTTTGCGGGAGGTTAATCATGCTCCATCACTATCTCAACATAACCTCTGCTTTGTGTGCAATTCTGTTCTGGTGGGTGCCAATACCTTTGGGCTGGCGGGTGTATTTTCTCAGGGTGAAAACCCGTGATCTAACTTTCCGGCTTAATCAGGGGCGTCGTTACTTATTGAAGATGCTGGTTCAGATTTGTTTCAGTGTGATACCTCTGGCTGGACTAGCCAACATCGACATGCAAGCGGCAattccttctcgaagatgttgtcttgaagtgttgtaccCTTTATCTGCTTGGGGATGATGTGGTGATGCATCCCTAGGTGGTGGATGGCCTTGAGTTTTTTCCCCCCGCTTTGCAAGCTGATTTGTTCAATATGTGGCTGTGGTGTTTAAAACAATACATATGGCCGTGGGCATCACTTGATTAATTGCCTCCTGTTGTTTCCACAAATTTTAGTGTTACTCCATACATAACGTGTTCAGGGGGCTAACTAATCACCTACTCTCACCGCTGCTCCTATCACCTTGATGATTTGATTTGTGGGAAGATCACTGACTTGATTGATCAGTcgatcaaacatttcagactttatTTATGGGGGGCCTGGTTCCAACCGCAAACCAGACCAGTATTATTGCCCACTTTTTCAGATCAAGAGTTCCACCCCTGTACAGTCTCTCACATGCAGACGGTTGTGCGTTTGCTCTGAATTATCACCCCCATGAATATACATTGATCCTCATCACCGACGCCATAAATTGGAGCCTGACAAGGGTAGATGGATCTTGCCGGAAATTCTTCAATGTGCAGCGCAAGTAGCACCCACAGGTACAGTCCCCTCTGGAGAACACTAGCAGCTCGATCACCTATATAAGGTCGCAGGCTCTCGCCATGGCCAAACCACAAGCACCACAGTCACTTCACTGATCAAGTAGCTGGCAAGAGGTTTGACCGCAGTACAACCTTGCATCCCGGTCGATCGATGGCGTCCAAGGTCGAGCTGGTGGTGGAGGTGAAGTCGCCGGCGGAGAAGCTGTGGACGGCGATGCGCGAGTCGACGGAGCTGTTCCCCAAGATCTTCCCCGAGCAGTACAAGAGCATCGAGACCGTGGAGGGCGACGGCAAGTCCGCCGGCACCGTCCGCCTCATCAAGTACACCGAGGGTACGTGCGCGCGCCGTGAAACGATCCACATGTCCAGACGAGTATGTGTAAGCTTGTAAGTGCATATGTAACGTGAGCATTGGGTGCGTTGCGTTCAGGGGTTCCGATGGTGACGTTCGCCAAGGAGAAGGTGGAGGTGGCGGACGACGAGAAGAAGGTGGTGTCGTACAGCGTGGTGGACGGCGAGCTGGTGAGCTTCTACAAGAACTTCAGGGTGACGGTGCAGGTGACCGACAAGGGCGCCGACGGCGCCGGCGCGGTGGTGAACTGGACCATGGACTTCGACAAGGCCAGCGACGAGGTGCCCGAGCCGGACGTCATCAAGGAGACCGCCGCCAAGACCTTCCACGACCTCGACGACTACCTCCTCAAGAACTAGCAGCTTTTAGCTGCCTCGTCGCCAGGGTGGCCGCCGCGGACGACCCTCCGtctgtccgtccgtccgtccgtccgtccatgaATACTGTCGTCGTTGCCTGTTCTCTGCGGTGTCCCCGCACCAAGCTTACTCTCACGTAAACGACCGTGTGTACGGCCGTGTACGTGTGCGATGGGACGGCCGCGTGAGTAGTGgaataataataatgataataaaGTCGCAGCTTTATGATCACGTATACGTACGAATGGTGTTAGATTTGTGCGATTTGGTCTGATTCGATCTGTAGAAAATATTCAGTACGTTGTGGTGGAATTTTCCCTTCCTTCAAACCGGGCTACTCAAGAGAGAGATAACATGGGCGGGGAAGAGACAACAACGAGTTCAGCGCTATGAGAAAACCCACCGCATGGAAAAAACTAGACATATTAAGCAGTACCAACCACAAGAAAATAGTACAGACAAAGATGATTTTCCATCCAAACCAAGACGCAACAACACCCAAAAGCACAACGAAAATACTAACTGGTAAACGTTCCCTAGAAGAGGATGGCAAACAAACGCCTTTCGATGGCTGGCAAATTCTATATGTTTTTGTCGCAAAAATTTCTTGCTTCCAGAAAATGCCATGCACCTCTGAAAAATTACCATGCATCTCTGAAGAAACTTCCAGCAAAAATGTTCATAAAtgccacccctcccgatgaacgttCGCTGGATATTGGGTCACAAATGTCTATAGCAGACCAACAACACGACATCCACACCATTAGCATCATCTATGTAGCAATCTCTTTTAGCATCTTACCACCATGCTTCACAACATCAACCAACTTTGGCTTCGAAATACATGTTCAATACAACATGAAAGAACAAGGTGTAAACACTATCTCAAAAGGAATTCTTGTCCATTTGTACTCAAAAGTGGCACGATTGTTTTTCACCTCCACAAAGGAAAGCAAAACTCCACACATAAAACCGCCACAACGAGTTAGGACACAGATCAGTCCCCAATACCGCACCCGCAGTTTTTCAGACCACTCTAGCAATCGGACACAAGAAGAACATGT is a window of Triticum dicoccoides isolate Atlit2015 ecotype Zavitan chromosome 2B, WEW_v2.0, whole genome shotgun sequence DNA encoding:
- the LOC119364542 gene encoding MLP-like protein 423 → MASKVELVVEVKSPAEKLWTAMRESTELFPKIFPEQYKSIETVEGDGKSAGTVRLIKYTEGVPMVTFAKEKVEVADDEKKVVSYSVVDGELVSFYKNFRVTVQVTDKGADGAGAVVNWTMDFDKASDEVPEPDVIKETAAKTFHDLDDYLLKN